Sequence from the bacterium genome:
ATAAATTTTTTTTGTTATAATATATATATCTGCATCAGGAAAATTTTTTTTCACTGTCTGAAAAAAAACAGAAGATAAAATTATATCGCCTAATGCACCTGTTTTTATTATTAGAATTTTTTGTGGCATGTTAGATTTTTAACTTGTATGTTCTTTTGTTTTTTTCTATTAATTCTCCCTTTTTTTCCATTTTTTTCTTCCTTGCCTCAGTTAAAATAAAAAAAACACTCCACTCTTCTTTATCTCTTACATTTCTTTTTCTTCTTTTACTATTATTACCAAAAATTTCTGCTCTCAATAAAATTGCCTTTTTCAAATTTTCCATTTTGAATTTATCGAAATTATATTTCCTCATTTTCAATTTCCTTTAAGAACTCAATTAATCCTTCCTTTTTTGCTTGTTCTTGTAGATATTTTTTATCTAATTTTTCTTTATATAGTTTTAATAAAAATATAGCCCATTTTTTATCTTCGTCCGACTTCCACCATAGAGCAGCATTTAACCTATCAATAATGATATCTTCTATGCCTTCAATATATACCTTTAAATCATCAATAATTACTTCTGAAACTTTACTGATATCTCCACTAAGAATATCACTAACAATATCCAACTCAATATCTAAATTTTCATTAACCCATACTCTCCCTATTTTTTTAAAATTCCATTGTAATAACAAATTTATTACCATTTCCGGAACTGATATAACAATATCAATATCTCCAGTGGCATAAGAACCAAGTGTATAAAACTCAACAGCATTACCGCCTACTATAATTGGTTTTATTTTTTCTTTTTTAAGGTATTTTGTTAGTATCGCTACAAAATATAATCTTCTTTTAAATGGTTCTTTTATCCTTTTAAGTTTTTTAAATTCATCTGGAAGTTTCCTCATATGGAAATTATAACCAAAATGATAACTTATATCAAATTAAATGCCTGCCAGTCAATACAGTTGACTGACAGGCACAAAAGTACAAAGAAAAATAATTAGTTATTTTAAAACAATATCGTTGATAAAATAAGGATAGCAGAGAGATATAAATGGATATTGTAAAATCTAAAAATAATGTTTCTATACGGTCTACTGAAAATGGAAAAAGAACTTTTAAATCAAGAGATAAAAAATGAGATTCTTGAAATAGCACACTATCTTTTAAAATTTCCAAAGAAAAAATGTGGATTGATTATGATGAAGAAGCGGATGTGTTATATATAAATTTCAACAGACCTCAAAAAGCAACTGATAGCGAAATGACAAATGATGGTATACTGTTAAGATATAAAGATGAAGAACTTGTAGGCATAACCATCCTTGATGCTTCTAAAAGACAAACAGAGTAAATATTCGTTTAATCTCATTCATATTTAAGTAGAAAATAGGGAGAAAAATTTCTCCTGTATCCCTGTTTTAAAAAACAATAATCACCTATCTCTGCATTGCTATCCTCTGCTATCTTCACCTGCTTTTCAAAGAGGGAACAATTCTATTCCTTCCCTCGGCCGTAGCCTGTAGGCTACAACCTACGGGCGAGGCCTTTTGTAAAGGAAGGTTAGGATGGATTTCTTTTTTTGTCTTTCATCTGTGTCTTTGTACTTTGTCCTTGCTACTCTCAATCAACTGTTTTAACTAACTTATAACAACTCCTTGTAGACATTTAATGTCTTTTCTACCATTTTATCAACAGAAAAATTTTCTTTTACAAATTTATATGCATTATCAGTAATTTTTTCTATTACTTCTGGATTATTCATTAAATATTTTATTTTTTCTGCAATTGAAATAGAATCTTTTGGAGAGACAAGAAAACCCGTTTTACTATCTTCAATCAGTTCTGGTATAGCACCAATATTACTTGCAATAACAGGAACTTTCGCAAATTGTCCCTCTACAACAGTTCTCCCAAATCCTTCTGCCTTTATTGAAGGAATAACAAGTAGGTCTATCAATTTTAAGCCATCTATACTATTACACTTTAAAATTTTTATTTTTTTACTTAAATTATTTTTTTCTATCCATTTTTTAATTTTTTTTTCATAACTTTTACTTCCAGAACCAATAAGAATTGTTTCAAAATCATATTTATTTTCATAATATAAGTCCTTAACTGCTTCTAAAAAGTAAAACCACCCCTTTGATTTTGTAAATCTCCCTATCATCCCAATAACTATTTTTTCTTTCTTCGTTTTTTCTATTCTACTAAATTCATCAGATATTCCATTGTAAACCAACCTGATTTTATTTATATTTACTTTAAGTTTTTTTATTGCGTATTCTTCAAGAAATTTACTCACGACTATTACTAAATCACCTTTTCCTGTTGATTGGCTATATAGATAAAATGGATAAATACTATGAATACTTGTTACAACAGGAATATTTTCTAACTTGCTTTTTAAACTACAAATTATCCAGGATGGAAACCTGCTCTGAACATGAATTATATCTGGTATTTCTTTTTTAATTATTTTAAGTAGTTTTTTTCTTCCTTTAAAAAAATTTAAAATATTTTTTTTCTCCAGAGGCAGATTATACCACCTTATATTTTTATTTTTTATAAGTTGAGGAATAAATCTACCATAACCAGAAACAATTATAATTTCATGCCCTAATTCACTCGCCTTTATTGAGAAATCATAAACACCTCTTTCAATTCCCCCAAAATCCATTGAAGGTAAAACCCTCATTATTTTCATATTTCAAATAAAAATCTATGCTGTTTTTCGTCAAGAATTAACATTGCTGCTTTAAGAACATGTTCTACATTTATCCTTTTTAAACATTCAAAATCAATTTTACATTTACTTTCAACTTTGCATGGAAAACAATTCATTCCTGAATGAACCACCTGATTTTTAACTCCAATTGGACCATATCTATAAGGATTACCTGGGCCAAAAATGGCAACAATAGGACATCCAACTGCTGATGCTAAATGCATGGTTCCTGTATCATTTGTAATAAGTAAAGAACTCATTTCCAATATTGCTGCAAGTTCTCTTATATTTGTTTTTCCTGCCAAACTAAAAGCATTTTTATTATCAATTTTTTGAATAACTTCATTTGCAAGTAAAATTTCATTTTTTGAGCCAACTGCAATTATTTTTATGTCATAATATCTGAATAACTCTTTCCCTAATTGGGCAAATTTGTTTTTATCCCACCTTTTTCCTTCAAAATTTGCTCCCGGGCATAAAACAACAATATTATCTGACCTTTTTATCCCATATTTTAAAAGTATTTCTTCTCCCTTATCTTTATAAACTTTATTTAGTGGGAAATAAAGTTGTATATTTTTTTCTCTGCCAAAAAATGGTTCAATAAAAGATAAATTTCTTTCTGCCTCATGTGTAAATATTTTATCTGAAAAAAACTCTTTTAGAAAAAAAGTTAATTTATATTTTCCTCTTAAAAAATATGGGATAAGAGAATTTCTAAAATCAACTATAAGGTCATATCTATTTTTTCTTACTTGCATTATAAGTTTTAATAACCCCTTCTTCTTATTATACACAAAATATTGTGAGAACCATGGGTTATCAATAGCAAAATCAACACTTCTTGGACCTATTATTACATCAAAAGATGCATCAGGAAATGCATCTTTTATTTTTTTTATTGAAGGAGTTAATAATAAATTATCTCCTAAACAACTTAACCCAATTATGAGAATTCTTCTTAATTTATACTCTTTAATATTTTTTGGACACATTCTTTTGCCTCATTTAACACTTTATACTTTTTATTTAAAACTATTTTAACCATATCAGGTAATTTATCAATTTCTGTAAAAGGAATATATTCAGCATAACCATCTTCTACAAATTTTTCAATAGTCAAATCAAAAATTAGTTTCTTTTTCTTTTTTCTTTCTACTCCTAAAATTATAACCTTTTTCCCAGTACTTGCTGCTTCTGAAATCATGTTAATACTATCTTCTGTTACCATAATAATATCACTTATAAAAAGTATTTCAGGATATAATGTCTCTTTTGAAATGGTCGGAATTTCAATATAAAGAAAATTTTTATCTTTCATAAAATTTTCACAAATATATTGTATTACTTTCTCATTGGTTCTGCGAGAAGTTGTTAGAAAAAATTGAAAATTTTCTTTCATCTTATCAATTTCTTCTTTTATGTTTTTTACCCAGTTTGTTGAAATTCTATAATTCTGGTCATCTCCTCCAATTACTATTGTTATAAGTTTTTTTTTAATTTTTTCTTTTAAAGATACAGGAATTTTATCTAATTCATTTTTCTTCATTTCCTCATTAATTAAATTTGGTGCTCCAAGAGTAACAATTATATTCTTTCTTTGTATTTTAAATTTTAAGAAGTCATGGTATGGAATTATAAGAAAGTCAAAAAGAGAAAGGGGCATTCCAGATGGTACCATTAAATGAATTGAATATGAAGATGTTTCTTTTGATAACAGAATATTTAAAGGTGCAAGTAAAGAACCAGAAGAAATTATAAAATCATATTTTTTTCTACTAAATTCTTTTAGATTTTTAGAATATAATTTCAATAATTTATTGCCCATTTTAAACATTCTAAAAAAACAAAAAAGGTTAAAAAATTTAATAAAAACAGGGTAATTCCCTTTTCTTCCTGGTAATTTATATCTTGGTCCCTTAAACTCAATTTTTAAAATTTCAATTTTAGTTGAAGGAAAAACACTTGCAATTCCATATGACTGGACAAAATTCCCTTTATTACCATCATCAAGCAAAAGTATTTTAAATTCACTTTTCATGGTTATGAGGTCCGTCCTCCTGGGGAGGTCGGACCTCCTTATTTTTAACGAACTTCAATACCATTTTGGGCTAAATATTTTTTTATTTCCAATATTGAATATTTCCTGAAATGAAGAAGAGATGCAAGTAAAACAGCACTCGCTTTCCCTTTTTTTACAACATCAACTAAATGTTGTAAATTTCCTGCCCCACCAGAAGCAATTACAGGTATTTTAACATTTTCTGATACTTTTCTCGTAAGTTCAATATCATA
This genomic interval carries:
- a CDS encoding glycosyltransferase family 9 protein; amino-acid sequence: MCPKNIKEYKLRRILIIGLSCLGDNLLLTPSIKKIKDAFPDASFDVIIGPRSVDFAIDNPWFSQYFVYNKKKGLLKLIMQVRKNRYDLIVDFRNSLIPYFLRGKYKLTFFLKEFFSDKIFTHEAERNLSFIEPFFGREKNIQLYFPLNKVYKDKGEEILLKYGIKRSDNIVVLCPGANFEGKRWDKNKFAQLGKELFRYYDIKIIAVGSKNEILLANEVIQKIDNKNAFSLAGKTNIRELAAILEMSSLLITNDTGTMHLASAVGCPIVAIFGPGNPYRYGPIGVKNQVVHSGMNCFPCKVESKCKIDFECLKRINVEHVLKAAMLILDEKQHRFLFEI
- a CDS encoding glycosyltransferase family 4 protein — protein: MRVLPSMDFGGIERGVYDFSIKASELGHEIIIVSGYGRFIPQLIKNKNIRWYNLPLEKKNILNFFKGRKKLLKIIKKEIPDIIHVQSRFPSWIICSLKSKLENIPVVTSIHSIYPFYLYSQSTGKGDLVIVVSKFLEEYAIKKLKVNINKIRLVYNGISDEFSRIEKTKKEKIVIGMIGRFTKSKGWFYFLEAVKDLYYENKYDFETILIGSGSKSYEKKIKKWIEKNNLSKKIKILKCNSIDGLKLIDLLVIPSIKAEGFGRTVVEGQFAKVPVIASNIGAIPELIEDSKTGFLVSPKDSISIAEKIKYLMNNPEVIEKITDNAYKFVKENFSVDKMVEKTLNVYKELL
- a CDS encoding DUF2283 domain-containing protein yields the protein MWIDYDEEADVLYINFNRPQKATDSEMTNDGILLRYKDEELVGITILDASKRQTE
- a CDS encoding ELM1/GtrOC1 family putative glycosyltransferase, with the protein product MKSEFKILLLDDGNKGNFVQSYGIASVFPSTKIEILKIEFKGPRYKLPGRKGNYPVFIKFFNLFCFFRMFKMGNKLLKLYSKNLKEFSRKKYDFIISSGSLLAPLNILLSKETSSYSIHLMVPSGMPLSLFDFLIIPYHDFLKFKIQRKNIIVTLGAPNLINEEMKKNELDKIPVSLKEKIKKKLITIVIGGDDQNYRISTNWVKNIKEEIDKMKENFQFFLTTSRRTNEKVIQYICENFMKDKNFLYIEIPTISKETLYPEILFISDIIMVTEDSINMISEAASTGKKVIILGVERKKKKKLIFDLTIEKFVEDGYAEYIPFTEIDKLPDMVKIVLNKKYKVLNEAKECVQKILKSIN